From Methanobrevibacter sp.:
TTTAATCGGTGCAGCAGTTTCAGATTACAAAGATTTGGATAAATTAATTAAAGGGCTTGAAGCGGAGGGATTTCAAATTTCAACACCTTCACTTAGAATAGAATCAATTACTAAAGAGACCTTGGAAACATTAAAAAAAAGTGGCCTGAAAACAATTACCCTTGCACCTGAATCAATTCCCCGACTTAGAAAAGTAATCAATAAAGACATACTAGAAAATAAAATTTTTACTGTAATAGAAAATGCCGTTGAATTGGATTTCAATATAAAATTATATTTCCTGATTGGAATACCCGGAGAAAGTATTGAAGACATAAAAGATCTTTGTGAGTATATGAAAAAAATTGCCCATATGCATAATAATCCTAAAAAAGTTAAATTCAGTATCAATCCAGTAATTCCAAAACCACATACTCCTCTTCAATGGGAGGGTTATGATTTTAAAGACATTAAAAAGAAAACCCGATTTATAAAAAAAGAAATGAAAAATTATAACATTAAATGCGAAAGTCCTAAAAAAGGACTCATCCAATATATATTGTCTTGTGGAAATAGTAGCATTGGTGAACTTATTGAGAAATCAATAACAAAACAAGTCCCCCTTAAAGAATGGAGAGAAATAACTCCAAAATATGAAATAGACGAATTATTGCCTTGGAACAATATTGATGTTGGAATAAATGACAGATTTTTAAAAATTGAACATAAAAGATTGAGAAACTTAAAGCAAACTCCATGGTGTGAAACATCCCCATGTTACAATTGTGGAGCATGCAAAAAATAATTACTCGAAAAAAATAAATTTACTATAATAATATATTATATAATAAGTGAGGTAAAAATTTATGATTAATCCTGCAAGTAGAACAAAATTAATTGAATTATCCCAGATAAGAAAAATGTTTGAAGCAACAAAACCTGGTGCAATAAATTTAGGAATTGGTGAACCTGACTTTAATGTACCACAAAACATAAAAGATGCAATGAAAAAATCAATTGACAATAACGAAACACAATACACTCCCAACAAAGGATATATTGAACTAAGAGAAGAAATTGCAAAAAAATTCAAAAAGGATAATGAAATAACAACAGATCCTGAAAATGTTATCGTTACCGTCGGTGCCAGTGAAGCATTGTATGTCAGTACTCAGGCATTTGTTGAAAAGGGTGATGAAGTAATTTTACCTAATCCAAGTTTTTTATTATATGAAGCAGTATTAAATCTGGCTGGTGGAAAAATAGTGCCAGTCGATTGTAAAATGGAAAATGAATTTAAATTAAAAGCAGATGATGTGGCAGAAAAAATCACTAATAAAACAAAAGCAATAATCTTAAATTCCCCATCAAATCCACCTGGAGCCGTAATGGAGAAGGAGGATATTAAAGCAATAGCTGACTTATCAATGGATAAAGATTTCTTAATTATATCCGATGAAATATATGAAAAAATTATATATGATAAAAAACACTATTCACCTGCGAAATATAGTGATAATGTAATT
This genomic window contains:
- a CDS encoding radical SAM protein — its product is MLYEKNIFKKDFRKIDIRFALAYPNIYKTAMSSLGYNILYNLINEREDTWCERIVYPNTKSLESNNPLNHFDIISFSIQFEEDYFNVLEMLKNTGIPLKRKDRTASDPLIIAGGPCATANPMPLSDYIDIFIIGEGEQTINKFLDIYGKFQNTNLGKFLEIDGVYIPEFNNKTRISIIENMNETYHITQPILNKSDNEDYQSIFNNSIMLNVSRGCTRGCRFCMAGYLYRPVRETSWKKLIDLAIENRKNTGLNKVTLIGAAVSDYKDLDKLIKGLEAEGFQISTPSLRIESITKETLETLKKSGLKTITLAPESIPRLRKVINKDILENKIFTVIENAVELDFNIKLYFLIGIPGESIEDIKDLCEYMKKIAHMHNNPKKVKFSINPVIPKPHTPLQWEGYDFKDIKKKTRFIKKEMKNYNIKCESPKKGLIQYILSCGNSSIGELIEKSITKQVPLKEWREITPKYEIDELLPWNNIDVGINDRFLKIEHKRLRNLKQTPWCETSPCYNCGACKK
- a CDS encoding pyridoxal phosphate-dependent aminotransferase translates to MINPASRTKLIELSQIRKMFEATKPGAINLGIGEPDFNVPQNIKDAMKKSIDNNETQYTPNKGYIELREEIAKKFKKDNEITTDPENVIVTVGASEALYVSTQAFVEKGDEVILPNPSFLLYEAVLNLAGGKIVPVDCKMENEFKLKADDVAEKITNKTKAIILNSPSNPPGAVMEKEDIKAIADLSMDKDFLIISDEIYEKIIYDKKHYSPAKYSDNVITINGFSKTYAMTGLRIGYLTANETYCEELFKIHQNSIACANSTAQRGAYEALTGPQDEVHKMVNEFKNRRDLIVTRLNDMGYETVNAEGAFYVFPKIEDKEFVKKAADAGVVTVSGAAFGSNGEGHVRMSYANSYDNIKKAMDILEERVVNG